GCCACAACGGATGATTTATTTATTCCAACTGAGACTGGCAAATTAACTGGCGGGCGTATTCAAGGATCAGATATCAGCCGCTGGCAGCACCCAAATGATCAACCAATTGATTTTAAGCAGATGTTTGATGCTGGGATGCGATTTGTATTAATTAAAGGATCAGACGCCCAAGAAAAGGCAGATCTTGAAACCATGCGATGGTTGGTTGGAGATCGAAGTGCGGCACAAGCTGCGGGACTTTATACCGGTATGTATCACTTTGCTTACATGCCAAATAGCACCGATGAGGCATATGTGATTCGCGATGCTAAAGCACAAGCCCAAAAAGTTTTATGGCGCCTTGCCTCCCTTGGTGGTTATAACGAACGTGATCTACCAGTTGCACTCGATTTAGAAAATAGTTGTGTTAAGAAAAACTCTTCAGGTGATTGTATTAAAACTTTGCCAAGGAGCTTGGTCACTTTATGGGCTGAAACTTGGTTAGAAACTGTTGAAGAAAAAACAGGTAGAAAACCATTTTTATACTCCTACGCACAATTCTTAGAGGGTGCAATGGAGCGCAGTGAAAAACTTAGGCAGTACCCACTTTGGTTAGCCCATTATGGAATTCATCCAGCAGATCCAATTTCAAAACCAGGGCAGCGAGCAACAATCGGTTGCTTTGTGCACTCATGGAGTACAGCCAACTGCTCATCCCAGTGGCAAATCTGGCAGTACTCATCTTGTGGAATTGGTAAAAAATACGGCGTACCAAGTGCTCGTCTTGATTTAAATGTTTTTAGAGGCACACCAGAAACTTTCCTTTCCTTAATAAAGGGTAAGTGGCAGCCAGAGCAGGTTGATCTCATGCCAGTTAATGAGCCGACTAAGTTGAATTTAATCTCAGTTACAACAACTGATACCAATAAGCCTGTATTTATAAATGTTGAGGTTTTCAGGTCAATTGGCACACCAGTTGTAACCGGTACGGTTGTATTTAGACCAACTGATCCTAAAATTAAAATCAAAAAACAAACCCCAGAGCGAAATGCCAGCGGCCGGTGGGAAATAAAGATTGAAGGTCTGCCCGCAGGTGCTACCGCTGGAACTTTGAATTATGTAGATATCTCAAAAACTCATGCTGATAATGAGATGCCATTAATTATCAATTTAGCGCAGGGACCGGATTTACCTACGGTAACTCCAACACCTAAGCCAACAATCACAAAAAAACCAACAGATGGCTGCGCTAAACAAATAAAGCACTAATTTTTTGCACTACCCTTAACCATTATGGCCAAAGGATTATCGGGTGGAGTATTCCGATCTGATTTGCAATTAGCAGATGGCCGGCAAATCTCTTACTACGATAGCAAAGAAGTAACACGTACTGCAGTAGACAAAAGAGATGATAAAGCTCAACCTGGCATTGGACACTTACGTCTTGATCCACTGGTAAATGAGTGGATTGCAGTTGCCTCTCATCGCCAACACCGAGTTTTTCTGCCACCAAAAGAATTATGCCCACTTTGCCCAACTGTTGATAGTAAATTAACTGAGGTTCCAGATAAGGATTATGAGGTTGTTGTCTTCACCAATCGTTCACCAGCGCTAACCACCCCAAGTAGTAATTGGAAACTTCCGCAAATTTCTGGTCTTGATACCCCAAACGCTGATGCAGCAGGTGCTTGTGAAGTTGTTTGCTACACCCAAGATCATGGATCTAGCTTTGCAAAATTAAGTACAAAACAAATTAGAACTGTGTTGGAAGCCTGGAAAGATCGTGATTCAGCCCTTTCTAAACTTTCATTCGTTGAGCATGTATTTCCCTTTGAAAATCGCGGCGAAGAGGTTGGCGTAACCCTGTCTCACCCACATGGACAGATTTATGCTTACTCATTCCTGCCACCACGAATTGAAAAGATGTTAGAAGCTGCAAAATCACACCTAGCTAAAACTGGCAGAGTATTACTTGATGATGTGATTGCCCGTGAGGTTAAGGACAAAAAGCGAATCATTTGTGAGAATCCTGAGTGGATTGCATTTGTGCCATATGCGGCTAGATATCCATTTGAAATTCACATTGCCCCTAAGCGCACAGTTGCTGCCATGGCGGATTTAGATGAAAAACAATCTGATTTATTTGCACCAATCGCTAAAGAGGCTTTAACTAGATTAGATGGCGTGTTTGGAATTGAAATGGCATATATCGCCTCTTGGTATCAAGCCCCAGTAAATATTGGTCGAGATTGCATGCGTTTGCACTGGCAGATAGTTTCTGTAAGACGCCAACCTGGAAAGTTAAAGTATTTATCTGGTTCAGAATCTGCAATGGGTGCTTTTATAATGGATTTAGAGCCTGAACAATCTGCAAAACAATTACAAGAAGTTAAGTATTAATCCACTGGGGTAATTGAAATTACCTCAACCCCACCGATTGAAGTTAAGACATTTACTAAATCTGTTGGATCACTGCCTGGAACTGCAATTGTGATGTCATCAATTCCTCGGCCATTTTCACTTCGGAGCACAACTAATCCACGAATATCTCCACCTGCAAATCCAATTGCAGATGCCACCGCACCAAGTGAACCTGGACGGTCAGGTAATGAGACCTGTACTCGATATAGCGCCATGCTCCCTGACTTGGACTCGAACCAAGAACCTGCCGGTTAACAGCCGGCTGCTCTGCCAATTGAGCTATCAGGGAATACATCAATCTAATTAAAGATTGGTGAGGGCAAATAGTATCGAAAAAATTAAGCCACTCAAACCTACGCCTAATTTATTCGCTTTTTAACTCTCCCCTAATGCTAATTCTTTTTGCACCCGGCGGGCTGCCTCCATGCCAACTAATTGACCAAAGATCTCTTGATACTGCGCATCATTTTCCACCGGATTTAATCTTTGCAAAGTTGATTTAATCTCAGCGATTGATCTGCTTAATGCAACCTCGCGCAAGCGAGCAAAGATACTGGTGATGTAGCGATCTGAAACCTCACCATCAGTTCGGATTGGTTCAACTGTTAACTCAGTAATCAAAGATTTAAGCTCTTCACTTTCAGCCTTATCAATTAACTCTTGAATATTAAACTCTGCTTGATTATCAATACCAGCGCGTAATTGATTATAAAGAGGGAATGAGAAGGCGGTTGGCTCAAGATCTACCCAGCTATGAGAAAGTGTTGGCAGTTGCAGGCGAACCTTTAGAACTTCACGCTCTAATACTAAAACTGGATCTGTTAAATTGATTCGTTTATCACTTGTTGCTGAATTAGCACCACCGCTTCGCTTTACTGCAGTTGAAACAATATCTACCTCCATGCCAAGCCAGCCGGCAAGTAAGCGAACATACTCTGGGCGAAGGGATGCGTCTCGAATTTTTCCAATTAATGGCGCAACCAGATTTAACGCATTAACTCTGCCTTCAGCAGCTGTGATGTCATAGTTTGCAATCACGGATTTAATTGCGAACTCAAATAAAGGAACTCGCCTTGCAACTAAATTACGAACGGCGTCATCGCCATGGGCTTGGCGTAACTCGCAAGGATCCATACCATTTGGTTCAACTGCCACAAATGTTTGGGCAACAAACTTTTGATCATCTTCAAATGCACGAAGCGCTGCTTTTTGCCCCGCAGCATCACCATCAAAGGTAAAGATAACCTCACCTCTAAATGCGTCGGCGTCCATTAATAATCTTCTAATTATTCTTATGTGCTCATCACCAAAGGCGGTGCCACAGGTTGCAACTGCAGTTGTTACCCCAGCTAAATGGGCAGCCATTACATCGGTATAGCCTTCAACAATTACAACTTGTCGATTTTTTGCAATTTCTTTCTTAGCCATATCTAAGCCGTACAAAATCTGATTCTTTTTATAAACTGGAGTTTCAGGTGAGTTTAAGTACTTTGGCCCAGTATCTACCTCATCACTTGCTAACTTTCTTGCACCAAATCCGACCACATCACCAGAAATATCTTTAACTGGCCAAATTAATCGATTTCGATATCGATCAATCATTCCCTTGGTGCCTTCTTTAACTAAACCAGCCAGATTTAACTCTTCATCAGTAAAACCTTTTCCTTTAAGGTTTTTATAAAGCCCATCCCATTCATCCGGTGCGTAACCAACATTAAAGTTTTTTGCCGCATCTCGATCAAAGCCACGTTTAGTTAAGAAATCTCGGCCATGTTGAGCTGCTGGAAGTTGTAATTGTTCCTGATAAAAAAGTGAGGCTGCTGTGTTTGCAGCAACTAATCGTGAGCGATTAATTGATGGACCAGTACTAACTCCACCTGATTCATAACGAAGTGTGTAGCCAATTCGATCAGCTAAGCGCTCTACCGTCTCCATAAATGTTAAATGCTCTAACTTCATAATAAATGCAATTACATCCCCACCAACTTGGCAACCAAAGCAGTGAAAAAATCCTTTGCTAGGTGTCACATGAAAGGAGGGACTCTTCTCATCATGAAATGGACACAGACCTTTTTTCTGACCACCACCAGCATTTTTTAGCTGCACATAATCACCAACTACATCATCTATCGGTGAGTGATCGCGGATGTATGTAACATCCTCATCTTTAATACGTCCGGCCATACTTCCTATCCTAGTTTCAAAGTGGACAACTTAAATTATCCCTTGTTAATAAGGCGATTATGCAGTGCAACTGCGCCCGGATCAGTTAAAGATGCCACCTGATCAATTACTACGCGAAGGCGAGCTTGATCAGTTTGAGCATTTTGCCAATCCTGTAGGAAGAAACTTTCTAAGGTATTTGGGGCGCTCTCAAGTATTGCCTGCACCAATTCAGTTAGCAGTCTTTGTTGCTCGGCATATCTAATCTGAGAATCACTGGCGTTTATTACATAATGCCCAGCCATTGATTTAAGTAATGCCACCTCAACTCGTTGCGCCCTAGGCACAACTAAATTTGCGTTATATCTAGTTAAATCACCATCGCCATACTTCTCTTGAGTTGCAACCTCAGCAGCCTGGGCAAAGCGGCCAATTAACTGGCTGGCTAAATCCTTTAATCTAGCTAGTGAGCGATGAGTACCATCGTAATATCGAGGCCAGCAAGATAGCTTCTGCAAAGCATCCAATGCTGATTGCATTTCACTTTCAGTGATATCAGCTAAATACATCTCTTGAGCAACTTTGAATAACTTAGGCAGATCACTACTTAATTGATCTAATTTAACTTGACCAGAAACTAATGAATCCTCTAAATCATGAACGCTGTAGGCAACATC
The Candidatus Nanopelagicus limnes DNA segment above includes these coding regions:
- a CDS encoding glycoside hydrolase family 25 protein — its product is MKRVAFFLALVVIATGFNPAANSATAKTSLTLKVESTPNAGESLVTFYGQVKPAAKGAITIDTFDGVAWKATPLKTTSAASGAWRITTVATAIKAEGQYRAQVVIGKKKTLSKNANFKVDLTKTFATTDDLFIPTETGKLTGGRIQGSDISRWQHPNDQPIDFKQMFDAGMRFVLIKGSDAQEKADLETMRWLVGDRSAAQAAGLYTGMYHFAYMPNSTDEAYVIRDAKAQAQKVLWRLASLGGYNERDLPVALDLENSCVKKNSSGDCIKTLPRSLVTLWAETWLETVEEKTGRKPFLYSYAQFLEGAMERSEKLRQYPLWLAHYGIHPADPISKPGQRATIGCFVHSWSTANCSSQWQIWQYSSCGIGKKYGVPSARLDLNVFRGTPETFLSLIKGKWQPEQVDLMPVNEPTKLNLISVTTTDTNKPVFINVEVFRSIGTPVVTGTVVFRPTDPKIKIKKQTPERNASGRWEIKIEGLPAGATAGTLNYVDISKTHADNEMPLIINLAQGPDLPTVTPTPKPTITKKPTDGCAKQIKH
- the galT gene encoding galactose-1-phosphate uridylyltransferase; amino-acid sequence: MAKGLSGGVFRSDLQLADGRQISYYDSKEVTRTAVDKRDDKAQPGIGHLRLDPLVNEWIAVASHRQHRVFLPPKELCPLCPTVDSKLTEVPDKDYEVVVFTNRSPALTTPSSNWKLPQISGLDTPNADAAGACEVVCYTQDHGSSFAKLSTKQIRTVLEAWKDRDSALSKLSFVEHVFPFENRGEEVGVTLSHPHGQIYAYSFLPPRIEKMLEAAKSHLAKTGRVLLDDVIAREVKDKKRIICENPEWIAFVPYAARYPFEIHIAPKRTVAAMADLDEKQSDLFAPIAKEALTRLDGVFGIEMAYIASWYQAPVNIGRDCMRLHWQIVSVRRQPGKLKYLSGSESAMGAFIMDLEPEQSAKQLQEVKY
- a CDS encoding ACT domain-containing protein; translation: MALYRVQVSLPDRPGSLGAVASAIGFAGGDIRGLVVLRSENGRGIDDITIAVPGSDPTDLVNVLTSIGGVEVISITPVD
- the dnaG gene encoding DNA primase, which codes for MAGRIKDEDVTYIRDHSPIDDVVGDYVQLKNAGGGQKKGLCPFHDEKSPSFHVTPSKGFFHCFGCQVGGDVIAFIMKLEHLTFMETVERLADRIGYTLRYESGGVSTGPSINRSRLVAANTAASLFYQEQLQLPAAQHGRDFLTKRGFDRDAAKNFNVGYAPDEWDGLYKNLKGKGFTDEELNLAGLVKEGTKGMIDRYRNRLIWPVKDISGDVVGFGARKLASDEVDTGPKYLNSPETPVYKKNQILYGLDMAKKEIAKNRQVVIVEGYTDVMAAHLAGVTTAVATCGTAFGDEHIRIIRRLLMDADAFRGEVIFTFDGDAAGQKAALRAFEDDQKFVAQTFVAVEPNGMDPCELRQAHGDDAVRNLVARRVPLFEFAIKSVIANYDITAAEGRVNALNLVAPLIGKIRDASLRPEYVRLLAGWLGMEVDIVSTAVKRSGGANSATSDKRINLTDPVLVLEREVLKVRLQLPTLSHSWVDLEPTAFSFPLYNQLRAGIDNQAEFNIQELIDKAESEELKSLITELTVEPIRTDGEVSDRYITSIFARLREVALSRSIAEIKSTLQRLNPVENDAQYQEIFGQLVGMEAARRVQKELALGES
- a CDS encoding deoxyguanosinetriphosphate triphosphohydrolase, producing the protein MVIRAANEHPGYSEFDRARFLDEPAKRGGRTEFARDRARIIHSFALRRLAAKTQVAVPWATDFPRTRLSHSLECAQVGRELGAALGADPDLMEGACLAHDIGHPPFGHNGEEALNQIASSCGGFEGNAQSIRLLIRLEAKTVLPDGKSIGLNLTRASLDAATKYPWSRAVNARKFGVYEDDLEIFNWYRSGVESGKTSMEAQIMDWSDDVAYSVHDLEDSLVSGQVKLDQLSSDLPKLFKVAQEMYLADITESEMQSALDALQKLSCWPRYYDGTHRSLARLKDLASQLIGRFAQAAEVATQEKYGDGDLTRYNANLVVPRAQRVEVALLKSMAGHYVINASDSQIRYAEQQRLLTELVQAILESAPNTLESFFLQDWQNAQTDQARLRVVIDQVASLTDPGAVALHNRLINKG